The genomic window TCAGGATCAACAAAGATTGCAAAACATTGGACCTTAATTTTTCCTTGCTTGAGGCGCTGTTTATTAGCATGTAACTCAGGGGCATCTGCAAACCTTAACGTTCTTTTAGATTCTGACAGCTTTAGTAAAACATCGCAGTGCAAATCAATAATGTTCATTGTCTCTCTCCTTGAGTTTATTTTCTCCAAAATAAGGGCAAGATGAGAAATTAGGAAGAAAATTAATTCTTAGATAAAAAGTTTGTGAGTTGATCAAATGAAGTTAGTGATTTTTCTTGATATTACCATTATTTTAATGATAAGCTTTATACTTTCTCGAAAGACTCTGCATATTTTTGAAAATATTTTTTTGTTCTTTGTAAACGACATATTATTTTTGAGTTATATGGCTGTATTATACAATAATACAGATTTTTTGGAACTCTCACAGGAAATAGATCTCCACATTATTTTTCGGGCTGTACGAGGTCATCAATATCCCTTTATTAACCATATGGTACTTTAATAATTATTTGAGCGCATTAAAGAATACATTTGGGAAATGGGTGTTAACGATATGTTATCTTTTCGCAGTATATGCAGTGGAATATTTATTCCTAAAATGGGAAGTTATTTCATACAATGGCTGGAATGCCTGCCTGTCAATCATTGGAATGATCTTGATGCTTCTAATAATAGGCATTTTGAAAAATATCTTTAAACGCACTCTTCGAAAAGAGGAAATACAATGATATCTCTCCCAAAATCTTTTGATGAAAATGAATGGTTTGTTCTTATCTCATTATTCATCATGCTGACATTAACAATGAAATTACCGCGGCGATTACCTATAAGTTTGACAGTTCTTGTTTGTCTCTTTGCAATATTCATTGCAAGTTTGTTCGATCACTTGCTTGCAACGTCAATTACTGATTATTACAACATCATGGACTCGGGCAAATATGAATTTTTTGATTACTTGCTTTATCTATTGTACGCGCCCTTTGCCTACCTGTTTGTCTATCTATATGAAGAATGGAACTTAAAAGGGTATGGTATTTTGCTTTATATTCTTGTATGGTCCATAGTTGGAACGATCTTTGAATGGATTTCCCATTTATTTTACGTATTCAACTATAAAGGTTGGAAAATTGGCTATTCTTTTACGGTATATTTAATTATACAACCGTTAACATTACTCTATTTTAAATTTCTAAAAAACAATTACAGTACAAAAAAGATTCCTAAAATAAAATAGGCCGGCAAATGTTCGCCAGCCTATTCCCTTTCCGAACTATTTAAATCAGGAATGGATTCTTCAATTTTAATTTTACCTTTATCGCCCGTTCTGCATTTCTAAAAATTGGTCCACCTCTTGTTTAGTCGGCATCCCGACTTGAGCTCCCAATTTTGTGACAGATATTGCAGCTGCAACGTTTGCAAACCGGCAAGCTTCTTCCAATTCCATGCCAAGACTTAATGAATAAGCAAGGGCTCCATTAAACGTATCACCGGCACCTGTTGTATCAACAGCTTCTACTTTATAGCCAGAAATTTCTCTTTCACCGTTTTGAAAAATTATTACACCCTTTGAGCCTCTCGTCACAATACATTTTGCCATTAATTCTTTTTTTTCTTGTTCAGACCATTCAAAAGCATAATTAAGTAATTCTTGTTGTTCATGTTCATTAGGAGTCAAATAATCTATTTTTTGAACAAGTTCTTTCGAAAGAGCCTGGATTGGGGCAGGATTCAATATCACTTTCACATTGTGCTTTTTTGCAATTTCAACAGCTTTTTCAACGCTTTTGAGCGGAATTTCAAGTTGAAGCAAGACAATGTCACTTTCCGCAATAACACGTTCATGTTCTTCTACCAATTCCGGGGTTACTTGATAGTTTGCACCCGGAACAACGATAATACTATTATCGCCATCGGAAATGGTGATCGATGCAATCCCTGTAGATTGGTATGAAACTTGTCTCACATAGTCCATATGAATTCCTTGATTTGACAAATGTCTTACCAACTCCTCGCCAAAAGCATCTTGGCCGACGCATCCGATTAAAGTAACATCCGCTCCCAGTCTTGCGGCAGCAACGGCTTGATTCGCTCCCTTTCCTCCCGGAATAGTATGAAACGAATCGCCTAAAACCGTTTCGCCAATTCGAGGAATTTTCCTCGTTTCTGTTACTAAATCCATATTAATACTGCCAATGACTGTGATTTTTTTTCTTGCCATCTCCTTCACCTCAAACCAATTTTCAATTCGCCTTCTTTTAGAACTGCTTGAATTGACTGTGCATTTTCGGTTTTGCTTTTCCCTTAATGGTCCTCGATTCAGTCCAAGGAATCTTTTCCCAATCTTTATTTCGACGCAGCCGCTTGTTCTCCTGCTGCCGATTTATTCAAATAAATCGTCGTGCCGGTAATTATTAATATAAGAAAAAGCTGTGGCACTAATGTTTCCATGGTTGGATATAAGCCGATTAGTTCAACAAAGGGAACATTCGTCAATGAATGTGTTGGAATTGTATTTGCCACTTGCAGTGCATGGATGCTGACTCCAAGCATTTTGAACGATAAAAAGTAGATGAGAATCGTCGCGACTATAAAGAATGGCCGGATTGGAATGGCTGCACTATAGCGGATAATAACAATCCCAAGAACTAATAAAATCATAATTGCGATCCCGATTCCTAGAATTAACTGGCTGAAATCCATCGATGGAGCCATTCCGGCATAGAAAATGATCGTTTCGGCACCTTCGCGAAAAATTGAAAGAAAACTGAGCAAGGCCATGGACAATAAACTTCCTTTTGCCAATGCTTTTCCGAGATGATCCTTGATATATTGGTTCCAGTGGGCAATGTTCGACTTTTTGTGGAGCCAAGCTCCAACTGTCAACATCATCACAACGGCAACGATTCCAATAATTCCTTCGATATATTCACGGCTTTCTGCAGCTGTAATTTTTGAGAAAAATACGTTCATGACAACTGCGAGAATAGCGCTTGCAATGATCCCACTTAAGACGCCGCACCAAATCCATGCTTGTTTGTCCGCATGATTCGTTTTCTTTAAAAATGCCAGCAAACCGGCAATGATTAAAAGGGCCTCAAATCCTTCACGCAACAGAATAAGCAGTGCATCTATATACGAATAGCTTGTTTTTGCTGAAAGCAGTTGAAGGCTTTTAGACAATTCGGTGATCATGGCTTGTGCTTTTTCCACATTTTTATTATCGGATTCTAGTAAACTGATTGCTGCAGGAATTTCATTTTCCATGCGATTGTAAAGAGAGTGGTCTTTTGTCCGTACTTCCCCTTCCACCGCCGGCCATATGATCAATATTTTGTTTAAATACTCCGCAGCCTTAGACGGTTTATTATCTTTTAGTGCCTGTACGCTTTTTTCTAATAAACCTGTAACATCACCCAATGTGTAGTCATTACCTGCGGACTTTTTCACACTTTTACCGCTTATAAAATTGTCAACCGAAGTCCGAAGATCCTTGAGACTCTTTAAAGCTTTCTCTCTATCCGGCGGATTTTGCGTCAGCGAAATTCTTAATAAAGAAAGCTGGGTTTCAATCTCGCCATACGAGACAACGCTTTCGTTTCGGACAATTACTTCATTGGCAGTCCAGGCTGACAGTAATTGCTGATATTTCGTGCTTGCTTTATTAAGTTGATTATTCTGAATCATTTTTTCAAGTTCATCGATAGTTGGAAAAAGCTGTTTCAGTTTTTCTTTTTCTTTCTGCGGATCGGGCGGATTTTGTTCCTCTTGGTACGAAACAAGAGCTTTAGATAAGGCTGACAGGCTTTCGCTTATTTTAGTCGCATCTTTTTCAGATTGCGAGAGAGCGATTTTTACATCATTTAAATTTTTATCGACAGCAGCCGCTTTTTTACTGTCCGCAGCTTTTACTTCTTTCCATTGCTGCGTAAATGTATCCAGGTTAGCCTGTACGGAATCCCAATCCGCTTCCTTTGTTTTCATAATGGCATCGCCAATTTCAATATATAAGTCATCAAGATTTTCCGCTGCCATGGCGGTATACGAAACAAAGCCCATTGTGAATAGAAACACAAGGGCAAGCATGCAAAGTTTTTTATACATCAATGTTAACTCCTAAGAAAAACGTGCATGAGTTTTAAACTGCCAACCCTAACATAGAAATAGACCTCATTTAAAAACATAACCAACATAAAAAGGCGGTGTAAGCGGGGCCAAGTTCAAAATCCATACAAAGTTAAAACATGTATCTTTCTAAAAATAGGTTGCCATTTTTATTTTTGTTAGCGAGCTCCGCCCCTTTTCCATAGAAAAAAGAGAAACGGCTTATGAAAATAGCGTTTCTCCAATATATCCTCCCTTTTTCACTCCCGGCAGACAGGCAAACACGGCACTTCCCCGATGGACAATATATTCATTTAACTCATCCATCTGTGCCAGGCGCTCTTGAATCGGTACGAATTGTTTGCTAATGCTTCTCTGGAAGCTGATAAACAATAAGCCGGCATCAAACGTTCCTGTTTTTACATCCATTCCTTCCGCATACGAAAAAGAGCGCCGCAAGATTTTCTGGCTTCCATCACCGTGTGCGACACGAATGTGCGCTGTTTGCGGAATATAGTATTCTCCTTTCTCATTCTTCTTTTCAAAATCCGGCTTATCGAACTCATTTTTCTGTCCAAGCGGCGCACCAGAATCCCGGTATCGGCCAAAGGTATTTTCTTGATCCTTTAGAGAGGTCCTGTCCCAAACCTCGATGAACATTTGAATCCGTCTTACAACCAAATAAGATCCGTTAATAAGCCAATCAGGTCCGTCACCTGGCTGTACCCAGACGTACTTATTCATTTCAGCAGGATCTTTAACATCCGGGTTTACCGTTCCATCTTTAAAGCCAAATAAGTTACGTGGTGTTTCATTTTTCGGACTGGCTTGCTTTGTGCGCTGGAAGCCGGCTTGGCCCCAGCTAAGTACGGCTTTGCCGCGGGCAATTCTCGCTAAATTTCTGACAGCATGAAAGGCAACCTGCAAATCATCCGCACACGCTTGGATACAGATGTCTCCTCCTGTCCATTGCTCTTCTAACGAATCAAGAGGAAATTTTGGCAAATCTTTTAGTTCAGCCGGCTGTTTTTTTTGCAATCCAAACCTGTCCCGGCCATTTTTTGTAAAAAGAGTCGGTCCAACGCCGAAGGTTAAGGTCAGATTCGATGCCGAAAGCCCGGCAGCTTCCCCCGTATCAACAGGCGGGAGAAATTTATTATCAGATGCATCTCCTACCGATTTGCCTTCCGTCATAGCTGCGGCAGCATCCGTCCAGTCTTGAAAAAGCTGAATAAGATCATTTCTGTCGGTTGCCGTCACGTCAAATGCAGCAAAATATATATGGTTTTGCACTTCAGTCGTGATGCCGGCCTGATGTTTTCCGTAAAACGGCACGATATCATTTGTTTTTTCTTTATTTTGCGAGCTTGGAAACACATCAGCTAGAGCAAACGCTCCTCCGACTCCTGTTGCACCGAGCAGCATGCCGACTCCTCCAATGCCGGCTGCTTTCAAAACATCCCGTCTCGATACTTGTTTCTTCAAGAGTGATGTCATTTCTTGTTTGTTAAGTTCCGTCATTGTCTATCCCTCCAGCACAATCCCTAATTGGGAAAGCGGTTCTGCAAGTTCATTGATCGACTGGCTCAATTCTTTTACTTGCTCCTTGCTTAATTCAGTATATGATACATACCCTTCTCCCTTTTTATATTTTTCAAGCAATCCGTACAATGCATCGAAACGTTGTTCGATTTCATTGGCGAGTTCCTTGTCTTTTTCCTTCAGGGCAGGCTTGAGCAATTCATAAATCTTTTCAGCGCCCTCCACATTTGCAGCAAAATCGTATAAATCTGTATGTGAATAACGATCTTCTTCCCCGGTCACTTTTGATGTTGAAACTTCATTTAATAGGTCCACTGCTCCCGTGATCAACAGCTCGGGTGTCACTTCAACCGTTTCAACCTTTGCCCGCAAAAGCTTTACGTCTTTTATAAGCTGCTCAGCATATTGCTCATAGCCTTTTGTCGTGTTTTCAACCCAGAGACCTTTTTCAATCCGGTGATAGCCTCCCCATTCTGTCTCAGGAACATCACCTTCTCGGGCGTCAATCTTCGGGTCAAGGTCCGCAAACGCCTCGGCGATTGGCTCAGAACGCTCATAATGCATGCGGGCAGGAGCATAAAGTTCTTTTGCTTTTTCTACATCCCCTGCGATCACTGCATTGGCAAACGCTTCTGTCTTCTTAACAAATTCATCAATCTCCGCAATAGCAAATGTGCGATAATCAGCTGACACCTTGCTTAAATCCACCTGAGAGTTCTCCGCAGGAGCCTTTTTCTTAATCGGTTCCGTTGAATTTTCGTCTGTTTTAGAACAACCAAACAACAGACTGCTGGATAATAATAATGCAATAGGCAATTTATAATATTTCATGTAATCAACACTCCCGAAATATGTATATAACATAATGATTTTCATTCTCAATTATAATGAGTTTAAAAATCAATATCAATAGATTTTAAGATTTGTAAATTGTAAGAAATCTTTTGAATCTATATTGTTACCTAAATTACTACGATTAAAAAAGCATCCACAATGCACAAACTGGAATAAAAAAACAGAAAACACAGCTGGATTTTTTCGGCTTAAAGCTACATATGATAAAAGGAGCCAAGCAATCTCGATTGCCGGCTCCTTTTTTTCCTTATGCACGATATTGGCAGGTGTAACAACCACAATATTAAGGAAGATGCTTTATTTTTGTTTCAATCGGAGTCCGGAGCTTTGCATCCGGCACTTCTTCCGGATAGCCGACACCGAAAACACCAATAACATCATAATCATCAGGAACACCGAGAATTTCCCGGTTTTTTGGGCTTGCTCCGATCGAAGACCAAAATGTTCCGACCCCATCGGACCATGCAGCGAGCATAAAGTTTTGAACAAAGCAGGCGGTTGCGGCTGCATTTTCCTCTCTCTCTGCTTCTGATGCGCCATGCTTAGATAAAACCGCCATGAGAACAGGTGCATTTCCAAAATTCGTTTTATGGTTTAGCTTTGCTCTCGTTTCCGGTCCGATAAAAATAATTTCCCATGGTTCTGTCATTCTGTGATTTGGTGCCATACTTGCAGCTTGAAGCCATGTAGCGATCAATTGATCATCGACTGGTTCAGGCTTAAATTTTTTAATAATGCGCCTAGATTTGATGGTCTCGATAATGTTCAACGCGTTTTCCCCCTTTTTCACAAATGTTTATAATTATCCTTGGAGTATGTTTGGAGGTACAAACCTTTACCCGCTCTTTAGTGAAAAACAGGCAAAAAATAGAATACGTTCTCCATCCAATGTAATATTACCACTATCGTTATATGAAAAACGAGTCAAACGCATTCCCTTCGTTAAATCAGCTGCAGCTCTTGGAGACCATATCGTATACCGCCATCATTAATATGCTTTGTGGTAAACTTAGCAAAAGGTTTTAATTCTTCATGGGCATTACCCATGGCAATTCCCATTCCGACATAAGAAAGCATCTCTTTATCATTTAATCCGTCCCCAAATGCTACAGCATCTTCTGGTGACAGGTTTAGGTGCTTAAGCATGACCTCGATTCCGATCGCCTTTGATCCGTCTGACGGAAGAACATCCATCGACAACCGATGCCATCGAATAAAAGTAAGGTCGGAAAATTTCCCTTGATAATAATGCTCTTCATGTTCCTGGCAATAAAGTAAAGCTTGGAAGATCTTTGCTTCTTTCCAATAATGCGGATGATAACCTGGAACCTCTACCTTGACAGACTGGAAAGATTCGATAATATGGGGATGATTGTCTTCATTTGCATAGCATTCTTCATGGCCTAAATAGACAATTGGGTGGTTGAGTTGACGTGCATGATTCTCCAATAATTCCAAACTGGATGGATGAATCGGATGTTCATAGATGACTTTCCCTTTATGGACGACATAAGCACCGTTAAAACTTACATAGGAATCAATCCCCAGTTCTTCGGCGATATTCTTAAAATGAAATGGCGCTCTTCCGGTTGCAAAGCAAACTTCGACGTTCCGTTTTTTCAGCTTCTTTATCGCCTCTATTGAGTCTTGGGGTATTCTTGCTTCTTCGTTGACTAATGTGCCGTCAATGTCGAAAAATACAATTTTATAAGACATAGTTCCTCTCCCTGTATATAAATTATTTGAAATGGCTATATAACTTTATTAACCATTTCGATCATACAAATATAAAAATATACATATCTTCAAATCACTTTACAAAAGGTCGCAGTGAGATGGCAAAAGTCTTTGACGTGTAACTCCTAAGTTTGCAACTTCTTTTTCTATGTAAATTGCATCTCTTTATCTATTTTATCAGCAGACCATGTAATTAGAAGCTATTTTACAGAAAATTATCTAATTCGTTACATTTAAAACCTCCCACATTTTTTGCGGGAGGTTTTTATTATTATGGAATATTACATGGTTTTTTAGTAGATTGCAATAAATTTCACCTGCATTTTGGTGTATTTTTCGCTGGTTAATTCCTTTCCTTCCTTCACTGACGCATAACCATTGCATTCTTCTACGACACGCTTGAACTACTCACCACTTAACGACATTACGGTCTTTTTGAAGCGGGAGATTCCTACGAACACCGAAGTAACCTTCAGTTATCTTAGTAGGCTAGCCCCGTCGCACCGACGGTTAGAAGCCTTATAGCTTCATTATTAAGATTTAAGCTTGCGTTCATATCTCGATCATGATGGGTTCTACAAGAAGGACAGTCCCATTCACGCAATCCCAGATTTTTAACGTCTTTGTTTTGATAGCCACAATTTGAACAAAGCTGACTGGAAGGAAAGTTTTTCGCAACAGTTACTACTTGTTTTCCATACCATTTTGCTTTATATTCAATCATGTTTAATTATTATTTTTATCTAGCTTGTCACAATTTTTCCTAACTAAACTCCTCGTTTAACCTCTTTTGAACAAGTTATCGCCTTTCCCACGAAGCCAGCCTTCTTAACTACACATAAAATATCCTTTGCACTCTCTATTTTCAAAAGGCGACCTTTTATACAAATTTGAAAATTAATGGAAAAATCGGCAAACAACCGTAAAAAATAATGTAAACAAGACTAATCGTTTCAAATGAGTGGAAACTTTGATTTAAAAAAATCCTGTTCACTCAATTTAAAATTTGAACAGGAAATGGAAGTTTATATCATGTAAAAGATTTCTCGAAAACGGTAAATTCTTTAATTGTGTCATAATTTGGCTCGTAGCCGATTCCCGGTTTGTCCGGAACGATTATCCAGCCGTCCTGTACAACAACCTCAGGTTCGATAATATCACGTTCCCAATATCGTGAAGAGCCGGCTGTATCACCCGGCAGAATAAAATTATCCAGTGTTGTCAATGCAATATTATGTGCCCTGCCGATTCCGGATTCAAGCATGCCGCCGCACCAAACAGGAAGTCCGTGTTCCCGGCAAAGATCGTGAATTCTTTTTGATTCGGTCAAACCGCCAACACGCCCTATTTTGATATTGATCATTTTGCAGCTTCCGAGTTCAATCGCTTTCCTTGCATCCTCATAAGAATGAATGCTTTCATCCAGACAAACCGGCGTTTTTATCTCTTTTTGCAGCCGGGCATGGTCGACGATATCATCCGAAGCCAAAGGCTGCTCAATCATCATTAAGTTAAATTCATCAAGCGCCTTTAAAAGATCAATATCCTCAAGGGTATAAGCTGAATTGGCATCTGCCATCAGGGGAACGTCCGGGAAACGTTTCCTTATCTCTCTTATCACGTCAACATCCCATCCCGGCTTGATTTTAACTTTCATCCGTTTATAGCCTTCATTCATATAGCCATCAATCAAACGAAGGAGGTCTTCCACTGTATCCTGGATGCCGATCGAGATTCCGACCTCAATTTTCTCTTTTTGTCCGCCAAGTGCAGCGGCAAGCGAAATTCCCTTTTCCTTTGCGTATAAGTCCCAAACTGCTCCTTCAACAGTTGATTTTGCCATATTATTTTTCCTTATGTATGAAAAAATGACCGACACTTCATCAGGGTGGTTGAATTCTTTATTCAGTATTGCCGGAATCAAAAAATCTTCAAGCATATGCCAATTTGTTTTTACCGTTTCTTCATTGTACCAGGGTGCAGCGAATGCAACCGATTCCCCCCAGCCGCTCAGCCCGTTTTCATCAAAGGCTTCGAGCAAAAGAAATTCTTTATCCTGAAAAGATCCGAAACTTGTTGTAAACGGGGATTTCATTCTCATTTTCAGATGGCGTAAAATTATTTTTGTTAGTTTCATTTCATTCACCTTTTTCGATTAGTCCAGATCCAGTATTTCCCGCTTTGCGAGCAAATAATAGTTAACAGCTGCTGTTTCACCTTTTACAAGTGAAACAGCAGCATATCCGGAAGCAAATAAGGATTGAAAAATTTTCCTTGTCTTCAAACGCCAATCAATCGCCAGTTTATCATCTTGGTTTTTTACCGCTTGAAAATTCGCCGGAACCGGCACAAACAATGGTTGATGGGTCTCTTGAACACCGGATAATCCAGTTTTAAAATCCTTTAGTTTCGGTAAAGAGAGATCCGTCATATCCCATTGAAGTATATGCCGTGCATCTGTAATCTTAAAGGCTTTCGGTTCAGAGACATGAGGGCTATTGATCCACCACTCAACTTTAAAACGGTCGCTCGGAAGTCCGCTGTTTAAACTGTCTTGCATTTCACCGTAGCAATTTTCAACATAGGTTGAGCAGACAGCGTGCAGTTTCGTTAGATTTAAATATGCGTTTCTGCTCTCAAGCGGATCATACGTCCATGTAATTAAATCATACCCCATTTCACTTGCAAATTGCTTTTGTTTTGCTTTCAGGCTCGCACCGATTCCTCGACCCTGATAATCGGGATGTATACCAAGCATATGGGAACACAAATAGCTTTTTCCGTCGCGAAATCCAGGAAAACTGTAATTGAATCCGACCATGTTGCCATCGATAAAAGCCCCAAGTAACAGGCCGCCATTTTGTGAAGCTGTGATCGTTTGGTGAAGTGGGGTCGGGTCTGTGTTCCAAACTTCTTTTTCAAGCACTTGAACTTGCCGTAGTTCATCATTGCTCTTTAGAACCTTGATTTCAACAGCTGACCGCATTATGATGTCCTACCTTCTGCACTTCAAATGTATTGATGATCGTTTTCGTAAGAATCTCAATGCCTGTAAATATAGCTTCCCGATTGAACGTC from Bacillus methanolicus includes these protein-coding regions:
- the rbsK gene encoding ribokinase translates to MARKKITVIGSINMDLVTETRKIPRIGETVLGDSFHTIPGGKGANQAVAAARLGADVTLIGCVGQDAFGEELVRHLSNQGIHMDYVRQVSYQSTGIASITISDGDNSIIVVPGANYQVTPELVEEHERVIAESDIVLLQLEIPLKSVEKAVEIAKKHNVKVILNPAPIQALSKELVQKIDYLTPNEHEQQELLNYAFEWSEQEKKELMAKCIVTRGSKGVIIFQNGEREISGYKVEAVDTTGAGDTFNGALAYSLSLGMELEEACRFANVAAAISVTKLGAQVGMPTKQEVDQFLEMQNGR
- a CDS encoding FTR1 family iron permease, with protein sequence MYKKLCMLALVFLFTMGFVSYTAMAAENLDDLYIEIGDAIMKTKEADWDSVQANLDTFTQQWKEVKAADSKKAAAVDKNLNDVKIALSQSEKDATKISESLSALSKALVSYQEEQNPPDPQKEKEKLKQLFPTIDELEKMIQNNQLNKASTKYQQLLSAWTANEVIVRNESVVSYGEIETQLSLLRISLTQNPPDREKALKSLKDLRTSVDNFISGKSVKKSAGNDYTLGDVTGLLEKSVQALKDNKPSKAAEYLNKILIIWPAVEGEVRTKDHSLYNRMENEIPAAISLLESDNKNVEKAQAMITELSKSLQLLSAKTSYSYIDALLILLREGFEALLIIAGLLAFLKKTNHADKQAWIWCGVLSGIIASAILAVVMNVFFSKITAAESREYIEGIIGIVAVVMMLTVGAWLHKKSNIAHWNQYIKDHLGKALAKGSLLSMALLSFLSIFREGAETIIFYAGMAPSMDFSQLILGIGIAIMILLVLGIVIIRYSAAIPIRPFFIVATILIYFLSFKMLGVSIHALQVANTIPTHSLTNVPFVELIGLYPTMETLVPQLFLILIITGTTIYLNKSAAGEQAAASK
- the efeB gene encoding iron uptake transporter deferrochelatase/peroxidase subunit: MTELNKQEMTSLLKKQVSRRDVLKAAGIGGVGMLLGATGVGGAFALADVFPSSQNKEKTNDIVPFYGKHQAGITTEVQNHIYFAAFDVTATDRNDLIQLFQDWTDAAAAMTEGKSVGDASDNKFLPPVDTGEAAGLSASNLTLTFGVGPTLFTKNGRDRFGLQKKQPAELKDLPKFPLDSLEEQWTGGDICIQACADDLQVAFHAVRNLARIARGKAVLSWGQAGFQRTKQASPKNETPRNLFGFKDGTVNPDVKDPAEMNKYVWVQPGDGPDWLINGSYLVVRRIQMFIEVWDRTSLKDQENTFGRYRDSGAPLGQKNEFDKPDFEKKNEKGEYYIPQTAHIRVAHGDGSQKILRRSFSYAEGMDVKTGTFDAGLLFISFQRSISKQFVPIQERLAQMDELNEYIVHRGSAVFACLPGVKKGGYIGETLFS
- the efeO gene encoding iron uptake system protein EfeO; the protein is MKYYKLPIALLLSSSLLFGCSKTDENSTEPIKKKAPAENSQVDLSKVSADYRTFAIAEIDEFVKKTEAFANAVIAGDVEKAKELYAPARMHYERSEPIAEAFADLDPKIDAREGDVPETEWGGYHRIEKGLWVENTTKGYEQYAEQLIKDVKLLRAKVETVEVTPELLITGAVDLLNEVSTSKVTGEEDRYSHTDLYDFAANVEGAEKIYELLKPALKEKDKELANEIEQRFDALYGLLEKYKKGEGYVSYTELSKEQVKELSQSINELAEPLSQLGIVLEG
- a CDS encoding nitroreductase family protein is translated as MNIIETIKSRRIIKKFKPEPVDDQLIATWLQAASMAPNHRMTEPWEIIFIGPETRAKLNHKTNFGNAPVLMAVLSKHGASEAEREENAAATACFVQNFMLAAWSDGVGTFWSSIGASPKNREILGVPDDYDVIGVFGVGYPEEVPDAKLRTPIETKIKHLP
- a CDS encoding Cof-type HAD-IIB family hydrolase; this encodes MSYKIVFFDIDGTLVNEEARIPQDSIEAIKKLKKRNVEVCFATGRAPFHFKNIAEELGIDSYVSFNGAYVVHKGKVIYEHPIHPSSLELLENHARQLNHPIVYLGHEECYANEDNHPHIIESFQSVKVEVPGYHPHYWKEAKIFQALLYCQEHEEHYYQGKFSDLTFIRWHRLSMDVLPSDGSKAIGIEVMLKHLNLSPEDAVAFGDGLNDKEMLSYVGMGIAMGNAHEELKPFAKFTTKHINDGGIRYGLQELQLI
- the menC gene encoding o-succinylbenzoate synthase, which produces MKLTKIILRHLKMRMKSPFTTSFGSFQDKEFLLLEAFDENGLSGWGESVAFAAPWYNEETVKTNWHMLEDFLIPAILNKEFNHPDEVSVIFSYIRKNNMAKSTVEGAVWDLYAKEKGISLAAALGGQKEKIEVGISIGIQDTVEDLLRLIDGYMNEGYKRMKVKIKPGWDVDVIREIRKRFPDVPLMADANSAYTLEDIDLLKALDEFNLMMIEQPLASDDIVDHARLQKEIKTPVCLDESIHSYEDARKAIELGSCKMINIKIGRVGGLTESKRIHDLCREHGLPVWCGGMLESGIGRAHNIALTTLDNFILPGDTAGSSRYWERDIIEPEVVVQDGWIIVPDKPGIGYEPNYDTIKEFTVFEKSFT
- a CDS encoding GNAT family N-acetyltransferase, which translates into the protein MRSAVEIKVLKSNDELRQVQVLEKEVWNTDPTPLHQTITASQNGGLLLGAFIDGNMVGFNYSFPGFRDGKSYLCSHMLGIHPDYQGRGIGASLKAKQKQFASEMGYDLITWTYDPLESRNAYLNLTKLHAVCSTYVENCYGEMQDSLNSGLPSDRFKVEWWINSPHVSEPKAFKITDARHILQWDMTDLSLPKLKDFKTGLSGVQETHQPLFVPVPANFQAVKNQDDKLAIDWRLKTRKIFQSLFASGYAAVSLVKGETAAVNYYLLAKREILDLD